A window of Vigna unguiculata cultivar IT97K-499-35 chromosome 4, ASM411807v1, whole genome shotgun sequence contains these coding sequences:
- the LOC114181358 gene encoding uncharacterized protein LOC114181358 isoform X2 produces the protein MNSNFSQKKLSVGLPKLIISLNTLGFDMKKFLLHFTKATWIKCDGTTFPFFSVHAIEMGEKVTSIIEHAINVFGRKEDPVGSRDNNGGSWQVDVDMLDGLLSSLVEYLQLDNAYNIFILNPKRDERKSKYGYRRGLSEPEINLLKENKSLQMKLLQAENIPENLLALTKIQRPLYVKHPMMKFSWTRTEDADVMEWHNIWLNALDNFRRLYQGKDIADIIEVKALQLLKGKYEDLKLHLEKVLKSADYSGFQAECLTDTWIGKDRWAFIDLSAGPFSWGPAVGGEGVRTEASLPSVEKTIGSASEISEEEAEDRLQDAIQEKFAVFGDKEHQAIDILLAEIDIYELFAFKHCKGRKVKLALCEELDERMRDLRNELQSFEGEEYDESHKKKAIEALKRMESWNLFSDTHEEFQNYTVARDSFLAHLGATLWGSMRHIVSPSVADGAFHYYEKISFQLFFVTQEKVKHIKQLPVDMNAIKESLSSLTVPSQKPMFSQHMLPLSEDPALAMAFAVARRAAAVPLLLINGTYRKTVRTYLDSSILQYQLQRLNKHGSLKGRHAHSRSVLEVPIFWFIYSEPLLLDKYFQAKALSDMIIVVQSESSSWESHLHCNGHSLLLDLRQPIKAAVAATAEHLAGLLPLHLVYGQAHETAIEDWLWSVGCNPFSITSQGWHISQFQSDSIARSYVITSLEESIQLVNSAIHLLLMERTTEKTFRIFQSQELELANKYNYVVSLWKRVSTVTGELRYIDALRLLNTLEDASNRFVGQVNATLSLLHPINCTRERKIHMVFDMTTIPAFLIVLGCLYMVLRPRRPKPKIN, from the exons GGACAACAATGGTGGTAGTTGGCAAGTAGATGTGGACATGTTGGATGGCCTTTTATCTAGCCTAGTTGAATACCTTCAGCTTGATAATgcatacaatatttttattttaaatcccAAGCGTGATGAGCGGAAATCTAAATATGGGTATCG GAGAGGTTTATCTGAGCCCGAAATAAACTTGCTAAAGGAG AATAAGAGTTTGCAAATGAAGCTTCTTCAGGCAGAAAATATTCCTGAAAATCTTCTTG CTCTTACTAAGATTCAGCGACCGTTGTATGTAAAGCATCCCATGATGAAATTTTCTTGGACAAGAACCGAGGATGCCGATGTT ATGGAATGGCATAATATTTGGCTAAATGCACTCGATAATTTTCGGAGGTTGTATCAAGGGAAAGACATAGCTGATATCATTGAGGTCAAAGCTTTACAG TTACTAAAAGGGAAGTATGAAGACCTGAAGCTCCATCtagaaaaagtattaaaatctgCAGACTACAGTGGTTTTCAAGCAGAATGTCTAACTGATACATGGATTGGAAAAGACAG ATGGGCATTTATTGATTTAAGTGCAGGTCCCTTTTCATGGGGACCTGCTGTGGGTGGAGAAGGTGTGCGTACGGAAGCAAGTTTACCAAGTGTGGAAAAAACAATTGGTTCAGCTTCAG AAATTTCGGAAGAAGAAGCAGAAGATCGATTGCAAGATGCTATTCAGGAGAAATTTGCTGTATTTGGCGAT AAGGAACACCAGGCCATTGATATTCTTTTAGCTGAGATTGATATATATGAGCTTTTTGCTTTTAAGCATTGCAAAGGAAGGAAAGTTAAGCTTGCTCTTTGTGAAG AACTTGATGAAAGGATGCGCGATTTGAGAAATGAGCTACAGTCATTTGAAGGTGAAGAATATGATGAAAGTCATAAGAAAAAGGCCATAGAAGCTTTGAAACGGATGGAGAGCTGGAATTTATTCAGTGATACGCATGAG GAGTTCCAAAATTACACAGTTGCACGTGATTCTTTTCTTGCGCATCTAGGTGCAACGCTGTGGGGATCTATGAGACATATTGTGTCACCTTCAGTTGCTGATGGTGCCTTCCATTATTATGAGAAGATATCCTTTCAGCTGTTTTTCGTGACACAGGAG aaagttAAGCACATAAAACAACTTCCTGTGGATATGAATGCTATAAAGGAGAGCCTTTCCTCATTGACAGTTCCTTCTCAGAAACCAATGTTCAGTCAGCACAT GTTGCCGCTGTCGGAGGATCCTGCCTTAGCAATGGCCTTTGCAGTTGCACGGCGAGCAGCTGCTGTACCTTTACTGCTTATCAATGGAACCTACCGAAAGACAGTTCGAACATATCTTGATTCTTCTATCCTGCAATATCAATTGCAAAGGCTGAATAAACATGGTTCTCTTAAAG GTAGGCATGCACATTCCAGGTCTGTGCTTGAGGTTCCAATCTTTTGGTTCATCTACAGTGAACCACTTTTACTAGACAAATATTTTCAGGCAAAAGCTCTCTCTGACATGATTATTGTCGTTCAGTCTGAGTCCTCCTCGTGGGAAAGCCATCTACATTGTAATGGGCATTCACTTCTACTGGACTTGAG GCAGCCTATAAAAGCTGCAGTTGCTGCCACTGCTGAGCATCTTGCTGGTTTGCTTCCCCTTCATCTTGTCTATGGTCAGGCCCATGAGACCGCAATTGAG GACTGGTTATGGTCAGTAGGATGCAACCCTTTCTCCATTACATCACAAGGTTGGCACATTTCGCAGTTCCAGTCTGATTCAATTGCTCGAAGCTATGTCATCACGTCCCTCGAAGAATCAATACAACTGGTTAATTCTGCCATTCATCTTCTGCTAATGGAACGTACTA CTGAAAAAACGTTCAGGATCTTCCAGTCCCAAGAGCTTGAGCTTGCAAACAAGTACAATTATGTTGTTAGCCTTTGGAAAAGG GTATCAACTGTCACTGGAGAATTGCGTTATATTGATGCATTGAGGCTATTGAACACGTTGGAGGATGCATCCAACAG GTTTGTTGGTCAAGTCAATGCGACCCTTTCCCTTCTTCATCCAATTAACTGcacaagagagagaaaaatacatATGGTGTTTGATATGACAACTATACCAGCTTTCTTGATTGTTCTAGGGTGCCTTTATATGGTATTGAGACCAAGGCGACCAAAACCAAAGATTAACTGA
- the LOC114181812 gene encoding uncharacterized protein LOC114181812: MQTMRLRLSNSDTRSLIRLSSYLYSYFRTPLDFISLSTSSRASSTATNLFTSPWSSSQRRGIKVSGSDIRVGNIIGKQGRIYEVLKVDHSHEGRGKATIKVELRDIGQGNKITQRMGTDDDIERVYVQEKTFMFMCMDHDGTVVLMDPDSLDQMEVSKDLFNKDCLYLRDEMKVRVQFYDDKPLSASVPKRVTCIVKEVISATTRNKKVVLDNGLAVEVPPHIVAGDAIVVNTEDDSYIERAKS, encoded by the exons ATGCAAACTATGCGGCTGAGGCTTTCCAATTCCGACACCAGATCTCTTATCAGGCTCTCATCTTATTTGTATTCTTATTTTCGTACACCATTGGATTTTATCTCACTATCGACATCGTCTCGTGCTTCCTCCACCGCAACCAACTTGTTCACATCTCCGTGGTCTTCCTCTCAACGTCGGGGAATCAAAGTATCTGGTTCTGAT ATTAGAGTGGGAAATATCATTGGAAAACAAG GGCGCATTTACGAG GTTCTTAAAGTCGATCACTCTCATGAAGGAAGAGGAAAAGCCACAATCAAG GTGGAGCTTCGTGACATTGGCCAGGGAAACAAGATCACACAAAGAATGGGTACTGATGACGATATTGAAA GGGTCTACGTTCAGGAAAAGACTTTCATGTTTATGTGCATGGATCATGATGGAACTGTAGTTTTGATGGA CCCTGACTCACTGGATCAAATGGAAGTTTCAAAGGACTTGTTCAACAAGGACTGTTTGTATCTACGAG ATGAAATGAAAGTTAGGGTACAATTTTATGATGACAAACCTTTATCTGCATCCGTTCCAAAACGTGTCACATGCATTGTCAAGGAAGTCATTTCAGCCACTACAAG gAATAAAAAGGTCGTACTGGACAATGGCCTTGCAGTTGAA GTACCGCCTCACATTGTAGCTGgtgatgccatagttgttaaTACGGAGGATGACTCCTACATAGAAAG GGCCAAATCATAG